The genomic window CGGCGAGCCTCACAATCGTGTTGGAGATACCCGTCATACTACGCGCCGAACTGAAATCGAGACCAGAGCAAATCATGATAAACCTTCGTTCTCTCAACCTGTTACAATCAGTCATGTCGTTAGCGTTGGGACACTAGTGACAAAATGTTTAAAATCACTGGATGTATTTTATGAAATTAAGCCTCGGATTGTAACAAATATAAATGAACGGCGATAACACGGACCTTTTCGAGAGAGCCCTCGTCCGAAACCTTATGGAACGGCTGGGCCCCCCGGCGAAAGTGACCTTGACCGATAACCGGCGTTCACTCATCTCCGCGCGCCGCGTCAACGGTGAACTGGACCTTCGCGTATCCAGGTCTTTTGCGCTTGCCAACGAGGCTGTTATAGAAGCCCTCGTACGGTTTGTCACCGGAAAGGCCCGCCGCCTGCCAGCTTGCGTGAAGGAGTATATGGACAGGCGCCAATCCCCAAAGCACGTAGTGAAAAAAGCGCTTATCGGATTGAAAAGCAAAGGAATATGCCACGATCTCGCCATCGTGGCCGGGCGGGTGGATTCAAAATATTTTTCAGGGTCGCTAAATTGCCGCATTGCATGGGGAGAGCCTCCTTCAAGGTTGGCCCGCCGCGCCCGCTCAGGCTCGATCAAGCTGGGATCGTATGACAGGGACCTGGATTTGATACGCATACATCCTGCGTTGGACAGCGATATGGTCCCCGGTTATTTCATTGAAATGGTGGTCTATCACGAACTTCTGCATAAAAAACTGGGCTCAGGCATCGGGCCGGGGGGAAGGAGGACGCCCCATCACCCTGAATTCCGCAGGATGGAAAAACTTTTCGGGGAATATGACGCTGCGATGGAATGGGAGAAAAACAACATCTCCAAATTGCTTCGCGCCAGGCAAAGGATGGTGAAATGATGAAGGAGGGGAAGCGCGCCGGATTTGACATCGGCAAGGCCGTCGCAATTTTGCGGCGTGAGGTGAAAAGGTGGAAAACACCGATAGTCACCGAGTATTCGCAAAGCAGCCCCCATCCGGCTTTCCATGTGCTTATAAGCTGCCTTTTGTCGCTTCGGACGAAAGACGAGCAGACGGCGGCGGCCTCGCGCGGGTTGTTCGCCGTGGCGGACACGCCGGAGAAAATGCGGACGCTGCCGGTGGAGAAAATCGAGAAACTCATCTATCCAGTGGGATTTTACAGGGTGAAGGCGCGGACGATCATTGAAGTGTGCGGCGCGATTATGGAAAGATTCGGCGGCGAGGTTCCTTCGGAAATAGACGAACTGCTCACGTTGAAAGGAGTTGGGCGCAAGACGGCCAACTTGGTGGCGACGCTCGGTTTTAACAAGCCAGGCATATGCGTGGACACGCATGTGCATAGGATTTGCAACATATGGGGCTATGTGAAGACCAAAACGCCGGACAAGACGGAATTTGCGTTGCGCGAAAAATTGCCGGAACGATACTGGATTGAGTTTAACGACCTGCTGGTGACGTTCGGCCAGAACCTTTGCAAACCTGTGTCGCCGATATGCTCGCAATGCAAGCTGGACACGATGTGCCCGAAGATAGGAGTTGGGAAGAGGAGATGAGTATTGATTCAGGCTTGGATAACGTTTGACGCTATTTTTTTCGCCGGACCGTCAGTTTCTTGAATTCGTTTTTGGGCATGTCGATATCGCGAAGTATTTTGGAAAACAGTCCATGCCCTATGGTTTCGCCCCCATGAACCGGTATCACAGTGGCTCTTCCATTGGAATGTGCCAGAAAGACGTGGCTTCCTTTCTGCCTGATGATTTGATAGCCAAGACCGCAAAGAATCTTTATGACATCCGCGCCCTTGAGCGCCGGCATATCACTCATACCGCGATTCTTTGAACGCCTATAAGGTTAGTCTGGGGGAACTTTGTCTTGTTAGCATCAAGGTAAAGCGAAACCGCTTCTTTTGTCCTTTTTAGCAGGACATCCATTGATTTGGCTTGGGTGTGGCAACCGGGCAGCGATGGAACGTCGGCCACAAAATATCCATCCTCGTCCTGCTCGATGACAATCGTAAATTCCCGCTTTCTCATGATTTGCTCCGATAATGATCGGTATTTTATCATCGGGAGGAGAATTAGAAAGCGGTTTTTAACAAAAAAAGCCCCCGCTCCATGGCGGGGGCCGATGAATCGAAGAGTTAAACAAACAGCGATATGTTGGCGTCCGAAGCGTAATCCAGGTACATCGCGGCGCCGCCGACTTCCACACCGTCCACCAAATCTTCCTTTTTTATCCCCATCACGTCCATGGTCATCTGGCAGGCGATCATTTTGACCCCTGCCTTCATGCAAGTGTCTATGAACCACGGAATTGATTTTACGTTCGCCTTGCCCATCCAGCTGTTCATCATGGCGGTGGCCATCATGGTCATGCCGGGAAGGACGCCGATGATGTTTGGCACCGGCATCGGCGCGGCGGGATTGGCCAAGGGGGCCACTTTAAGGTTCTGGTATTTGTTCTTGTTGACAATGTCCAGGCCATAGAAAGTGAAGAAGATGCACGCCTCCATGTCCAGCGCCACGGCGGTGCTGGCGAGAATCAGCGGCGGATACGCCATGTCCAGCGTCCCTTTGGATGCGATAATCGCAATCCTCTTGGGCTTTTGATCAGCCATTGTAAAGCTCCCCCCTTTTTAAATTAAGCTCTCTTGATGAAAAACTGGTAAACACCGCCGGTCTCGGATGATCCGACTATGGGATTGCCAGTCCTTTTGGACCAGGCGGCCATGTCGTTCACCGATCCGGGGTCGGTGGCCAAAACTTCCAGAACCTGGCCAGACGATAAGCTGTTGATGGCCATTTTGGTGTGCAAAATAGGTTCCGGGCAGGAAAGCCCTTTGCAATCAATGCATTTGTCCGCGTTCATGCTGTTTTCCTTCTCTTGGCTTTATAATTTTTCCGGGCATAGCGCCCTACGTTTTTATTATCCGGCCGCCTCAGATCCCAGTAAAGCTAAAACTACCGGCTAACAATGGGATGGAACTATATACCTCACCCTTCAATGAGATAACCTTTTCCCGAAATGGATTCACACTTTATTGAATAAAGAGACGGAGGGAAAGTGTGACGGGTATCAGACTCCGGCGACGGGGGCTGACATCGGATTGGTAAGAATCTTGTGCTTGGTTCCGTAGCCAGATTCGTTGTTTACCACCTGCCGGGCAAGCATGCTTTTTTTATTGATGATGATCGGCCCCTGGAGGTTGGCGGTCATGTCATACGGGTCTTCCGGGATAGTGACTATCGCCTTTATCTCCAGTTCGTCCGGCCCGGCGGCTGACAGGCTTGCCACATCGTACTCGGAAAGGTTGACCGAGTAGCCGGGAACGAAAATATATGGATCTATTATTATGAAACCGAGTTCCGGCGAGTCCACCGCCTGCAGAAGGCGAAGCGGCGAGGAGTCCCCAAGGAAATCCAGTTCCACATACCTTTTCTGGTCGGGAAAGCCGATGATCCCGTCCGTGAAGGTTATGATGGAGGCTGGGTTTATCTCCACATCCCCCATGCGGGCCGATTTTATTTTCATTATTTTGTTTCCCCTTCACCAGCCGGCCTGGAAGGGAACATCCCAGCGAGTTTTTTCAGGTCCACCGCCTTTAGGAAAGCGGCCCGCTGGTTTTCCTCCTGTATCTTTGCGTAAACCTCTTCGCGGTGTATCGTCATGTCCGCCGGCGCTTCGATGCCAAGCCGGACCTGCCTTCCTTTTATGTCTATCACCGATATCTTGATGTTGTCCCCGATAGTGACGGACTCTCCCAGCTTTCTGGTCAACACCAGCATTTGAAACCCTCCATGGTTTACCGTCCTTTCCGGACACCGGCGATGAGCGGCCGGGCCGCGTCATCTCAGGAAGTCCAGCAAACTGGGCTGTACGATGGACGAAGACGATTTAAGCGTCGCCTGATAGGCCGTCTGCAGCATCGCCAGTTCGCTGGCGGCCTGCAGGAAATCGGCGTCTTCCACCTGTGATTTAAGCTTCGTGTTATCGTATTTCGATTGGTCCACCGCTTCCCTGGTGGATACCACCTGGTTCGCCCTGGCTCCAACCGTGCCCCTGACGGAGTTTGTATTTTCCATCGTGGAGTCCAAAAGACCCACTGCGCCCAGTATAGCCGACGTATCATTGGCTTTCAACGCCGCCGAGAACATTTGCAGCACAGGTATGATGTTCCTGCCCCCGCCGACGCCGAGCATGTCCGCGGTCTTGCCCGACCCTGTGTCTGTGGCGTAGGCCACGGTGAGCGGATTGGTGGAAGTTATTGAAAGCCTGTTGCCGGAGGCGGATATGGACGCGGTCAGGTTGATGCCCGCGCCGGCCGCGTTGATGGCGTTCAGGACGTCCTGGACGGTTGTGGCCCCGGCGAAAGACATAGTTGCCGAAGCGCCGCCGTTGAATAGTTTTATGTCGTCAAGCGGCAGGCCGGTCCCTCCGTACAGGCTTGAAAGCAGGGTTGTCCCGGTCACATTCGGATTCAAGTCGGTGCCGGTGAACACGCTTGTGTTGCGCGATCCTTCAATGCCCAGCGCCCGGGCCGTCCCGGCGCCGCCGTCGGTGATGCTCAAGGCCTGGATGGGATTGGCGTTGTTGTCCGTGAGGACCAGCGCCGAGCCGTCCGCCGACAGCGAGGCTGTGACGTTCAAACCTGTGGCGTTGATGGCGGCGAGCAGGCCGTTCACATCGGTTATGGGGCCTGCCGTGGTGTCCACCACCGCCGAGGCTCCGAGCCTGTTTGTTATGGTGAAAGTTCCGCCCGGGACGCCGGTCCCGCCGTTGAGGCTGGCCAGCGTTGTGGCCCCGGCCACGTTTGACATCGCGGGGCTCATGTCCGCGGTCAGGAATTCGGACGCCTTGACTGATATAGGAATCGTGGTTCCGACATTTATTTCCGCCCGCAGATCCTTTTGAGATCCCACATAGTTGCCGTTGGCGTCTATGGCCTGCTGGTCGGAGCGCTGTCCGGAGAATATGTACCTGTCGCCGACCCTCGTGTTTCCGTACTGGATCATCTGCTGGATCATGGCGTCGATGGTGGTGGCCGCGTTGATCCGGGTCTGGGCGTTGGCCACGCCGCCGGACTGCTGGAGCGCCAGTTCCTTCGCGCTTTTAAGCTGGTCGTGGGCGGAGCCTGTGATGGAATCCGCCGTGTTCAGGTAGGAGTCGGCGTTGTCCATCACGCGCAGATACTGGTCTGTCTTGCCTATGTTGGTGCGGAACTGGAGGACCTCCATCATCCCGATGGGATCGTCGCTGGGCCTGTTGATCCTTTTGCCCGAGGAAAGCTGCTCCTGAGCGGCCATCATTCCCGCGTTGTTGCGGAAGGCGTTGAACAGGGTGCTGTTGTACATCATCCTGTTTGTTATCCTGAACATCTTATTCCTCCCTTATCGTCCGGCGCGCCGCATTATCAGGCGCCCAGTCCAAGCAACGTCTGCAACAGTTCGTCACTCACGCTCACCAGCCTTGCGGCGGCCTGGTATGCGTGCTGAAACTTGACCAGGTTCATCATCTCCTCGTCCAAGGCCACGCCCCCCACCTGTTCGCGCCTCCTCTCTATCTCCGTGTTTATCCCCTCCTGCTGGGTGTATGAGGCGGAGGCGACCTTCGCCGAAACGCCCACAAGGCCCACCATGGAATTGTAGTAGTTGGCGAAAGTTGCGGTGCCGCTGGTGGCCAGCGAAGAGCGGTTCATGCTCATGGAATTTTGCGACTGGGCCAGCAAAAGCGCGTTGTCGCCGTCCCCCTGGCTTGTGGTCAGGCCGGCGGCGATCTTGTTTGTGTCCGATATTATGTTCTGGTGGACGGCCATGGCAAGCGATGCGTTGGCCGCGGGATTCACCGTGAATTTGTCGTTGGCGGCGGCGGCCCCGTTGAGCGCCACATTCATCCCCTGCCCAAGCAGCCATGCGCTCGTCTGCGGCCCGCCGGCGTACGCTTCGGTGGCCACCACGGTGTTCGTGGTCATGTCCCGGACGTTGTATGAGTTGGCGGCGGTGAATTCTATCTGGAACTTATGGACGTTAAGCTTGTCTGGCGCCACGATGGAGGCGGCCACGGTGGCCGCGCCGGTGTTGGCGCTGTTGGCGGTGGCCACGATGTTAAGCCCGGAGAAGAAGTCCTGGCCGGTGGTCCCGTCCAGGCCGTACCCGGCGGAGTGGACGTTGTTCAAGTCCCGGATCATTGTGGCGGCAAGCTGGTCGAGCTTGTCCATATATCCCTTGAACTCGGTGTCGCGCATGCCGATCCACGCGCCCATGTTCCCGTTGGAAAACTCGCTGGTGGTGTTGTACTGGACCCCGGAGGTGTCCCGCCACATGATGTCGGCAGCCTGGGGATCGTCGGGCCTGGTCCGCGATGAGAGCTGGAAAGCGGTCTGGCCGATCACAAGCGAGCGGCCGTTTGTCAGCATCACCGAAATCTGGTTTGTGCTCGCGTCTTCCACGGAGTTCACCTGGACATACTGGGACAGGTCGCGCACGAGAGCGTCGCGCTTGTCCCGAAAGTCGTTGGCGTTCACGCCGTTGGACTCCGATTCGTGGATGACCTGGTTGTATGTGGCTATTTCTCCGGTGATGCGGTTGATTTCGTCCAGCGACGAGGTGATTTTTGTGTTCAGGTCGGTCCTCAGGTTTTTCATGTCCTGGTTGAGCTTGTTGAAAACGCCCGACAGGTTCCTTCCCTGCGCCACCACGTCCGTGCGTTCGGTAAGCCCGCGCGGATTGAAGGCCAGGTCCTGCCAGCTTTTGAAGAAGCTGTCCAGCCGCCCGTTGAGCCCGTAAGTGCCGGACTCGTTGAATATCACTTCCATCCGCGAAAGGAAGTCCTGCTTCGAGTCCCAAAAACCGGCGTCCGACCGGCTCAAAGTCCTTTGCGATTCCAAAAACTGGTCGAACCGCCTGATTATGGCGGTGGCCCGCACGCCGGTGCCGATCATTCCAGGCGAACCGCCGGGCTTTATCGGGAACGCCGCTTCCAGCGTCACTTCCTGCTTCGTATAATTGGGGTTGTTCACGTTGGAGATGTTCTGCCCCGTCACCTCCAGCGAAAGCTGGTGGGTGATGAGGGCCATCTTGGCCGTGTTCATCGTTCCATATATAGACATGGCCGGCTCCTTTACAGGGTCCTGCTGACCACTTTACCGGGTTTCAAGGCGACCCGGACAGTGGAGCCCTTGTGATACGTGGATTCCGGCGCCAGCAATTCCTGCAGATTGGCCGCCGCGGCATAGTTGAGCTTCATCAGTTTTTCAATGAAACCACGGTTGAACTCGTTCTTCTCCGTCACGGAGTCCACCTTCTCTTTCAACCTGGTCTTCAATTCGACAATTTTTTCTTTCAGTCCCGCCCCGGCCACTTCCGCAAGCTTGCTCAAGGTTATTTGTTCGGGGGAAAGGCCCAGCCTTTTTGCAATCGCCTGGACCATTTTAATACGAGAGTCCTCGATCATTTTCAGACGCGACACAACCTCCATTTTCTTCTGTATGGCCGTGTCCAGCTTGTCCAGGGAATGGGCCTTAAGCGCCTCCAACTCGTCATGAAGAGCCGATTCCATCTCTGTGTACAGCTTTATGTTGCGCCGCACCAGATTGTCCAGGCTGTCCGTCAGTTCTTTCAGTTCCATTTCTTTGTTCCGGAGTTGTTAGCTCTCTCCGCCTCCCATGTATTATCGGATTTTGCCGTGTGTCCCATTACAACTATATATGTCTACATATTTCAATATGTTGCACATCACTCCGCGACCTTCCCTGTCTGCTTATACGCCTTGCCGGCCTGGGTCTTTACCGCTCCCGAGGTTGCATCAGCGCTTTTACCAAGTTTTGCCGCCATCTGTTCCGCCAACGCTGTGGACATCGGTCCGTTTTGCGAAAAAGCCATTTTCCTGGACAATTCCTCGTCCATCAGTCCGGTGAAAATTTCTTCTCCATGCCCTCCGTCTATCAGGCTGCTTTTACCTATTGTCGAACGCATGGACTTCAACATTTGCCCCAGAAATATAGACTCGAATTCCTTTGCCAAAACACCAAGCTTTTCCTTGTCGTTCATTGACTTTGAGCCGGATATGTTTCGCAACTGCTGCCCGCCGACTCCAGATTCCGGCTCCCGCATGAGCCGCCAATCCGCCGATCCAGAAAGTCCGGCCACTTTGCCGTCCATGTTCATGGTTCCTTTCTTGCCAATAGGTAATGCAGAATAGGCGCCAAAAAACCAACACTAGCCATTTCAGATGATCTCCAACTGCGCCTTCAGAGCGCCGGATGACTTAAGTGTTTGAAATATAGCGATTAAATCGCGTGGAGCCACGCCAAGGGAGTTTAGCGCCTTCACCATGTCGCCAATGCTCACTCCCGGTTCCATCACCATCACGCGGTCAGATTTGCCTCCGATCTCTTCCACTGTGAGCAAAGTTTTCGGTACACTGACAGACTCTCCCGCCGGCAATGCCCTCCCCTGTCCTGCGGCGGACTTGTCTTCCACCCGGATGGAAAGGTTGCCATGAGATATGGCGACTTTTGAAAGCCGGACGTTCTCGCCGACTACGATAGTTCCGGTCCGCTCGTCGAGGACCACTTTGGACTGGGTGTCTGTCTCTATGTCCAGCCCTTCAAGCTTGGCCACAAGCTCCACTTTTTTATCGGCGAAATCCTGCGGAATGGCCACGTCGATCGAACTGGAGTCCAGCGCCTTGGCCGAGTCCGGCCCGATGGCGGTGTTGATGGCGGTTACCGCCCTTTGCGTGGTGGTGAAATCGGGATAGTGCATGTTGAGGGTAAGCTTTGTGAGTTTGGAGAAATCGAATCCCACCTCTTTTTCCACCATGCCGCCGCCGGTGATTTTCGCGACGGTGGGATGGCTTTTAGCGTCGTTGACCCTGCGGATCTTGTCGCCATAACCGCCTCCGACGGAAACGGCGCCTTGTGCCACGGCATAAACCTCGCCGTTGGCCGCTTTAAGCGGCGTTAAAAGCAGCGTCCCCCCCTGCAGGCTCTTTGCGTCGCCGAGGGAAGATACTGTCACGTCTATTTTGGCTCCCTGTCTTGAGAAGGGAGGCAGGTCCGCGGTCACCATCACTGCGGCCACGTTCTCCACCCGCACGTCGCGCAGCATCCTCACGTCGGACACGCCAACGCGGCTGTCGGTGAGCTGGCGGACGTCCACGGTGGTGCCGAGGCGTTCGAGCATGGAGAGTAAAGTCTGTATGGTGAAAGGGCTCTTGTACGACTTGTCGCCGGAATTGCGCAGGCCGACCACAAGCCCATAGCCGATCAGCTGGTTCGGGCGCACCCCCTCTATGGAGGCGATGTCCTTGAGCCTGGCGGCGGATGCTGTCTGCGGGGACGCCAGGAGCCCCATCGCGGCCATGAGCGCCGCCACAACCATGGTGAACCTTGCCGCTGATTTCATGATTTTCTCCTTTAAGCCTTTAGAAGGGCCATACCTTGTTCAACATCTTGCCGATAAATCCAGGCCCCTTGCCTCCGTCCATCCCGCCGGCCCCCGTGTATGATATGTCCGCGTTGGCCATCTGCGAGGAAAGGATGGTGTTGTTGTACTTTATGTCGTCCGGGCGCACCATGCCGCGCACCATGATGTATTGCTCTTCGTTATTGATGGTCATGCGCCGCTGCCCTTCCACCACCATGTTGCCGTTGCCCAAAACCTCCGTGACCACGCAAGATACCGTGGCGGAGAACTGGTCGGACCTGGAGGTCCCCCCGGTTCCCCTGAACTTCTTGCCGCCGCCAAGCTTTATGGAAGTCGGCGTCACGGCCCCGGTGTCCAGGGTGATGGAGTTGTTCAGGTCTGTCTGGTCGGTGGTGTCGGACTTGTTGAGGGCAGTGGTCTTTTCGAT from Nitrospinota bacterium includes these protein-coding regions:
- a CDS encoding endonuclease III, whose translation is MKEGKRAGFDIGKAVAILRREVKRWKTPIVTEYSQSSPHPAFHVLISCLLSLRTKDEQTAAASRGLFAVADTPEKMRTLPVEKIEKLIYPVGFYRVKARTIIEVCGAIMERFGGEVPSEIDELLTLKGVGRKTANLVATLGFNKPGICVDTHVHRICNIWGYVKTKTPDKTEFALREKLPERYWIEFNDLLVTFGQNLCKPVSPICSQCKLDTMCPKIGVGKRR
- a CDS encoding type II toxin-antitoxin system HicA family toxin, whose protein sequence is MSDMPALKGADVIKILCGLGYQIIRQKGSHVFLAHSNGRATVIPVHGGETIGHGLFSKILRDIDMPKNEFKKLTVRRKK
- a CDS encoding type II toxin-antitoxin system HicB family antitoxin: MRKREFTIVIEQDEDGYFVADVPSLPGCHTQAKSMDVLLKRTKEAVSLYLDANKTKFPQTNLIGVQRIAV
- a CDS encoding DsrE/DsrF/DrsH-like family protein, with product MADQKPKRIAIIASKGTLDMAYPPLILASTAVALDMEACIFFTFYGLDIVNKNKYQNLKVAPLANPAAPMPVPNIIGVLPGMTMMATAMMNSWMGKANVKSIPWFIDTCMKAGVKMIACQMTMDVMGIKKEDLVDGVEVGGAAMYLDYASDANISLFV
- a CDS encoding sulfurtransferase TusA family protein — translated: MNADKCIDCKGLSCPEPILHTKMAINSLSSGQVLEVLATDPGSVNDMAAWSKRTGNPIVGSSETGGVYQFFIKRA
- a CDS encoding flagellar assembly protein FliW, translating into MKIKSARMGDVEINPASIITFTDGIIGFPDQKRYVELDFLGDSSPLRLLQAVDSPELGFIIIDPYIFVPGYSVNLSEYDVASLSAAGPDELEIKAIVTIPEDPYDMTANLQGPIIINKKSMLARQVVNNESGYGTKHKILTNPMSAPVAGV
- the csrA gene encoding carbon storage regulator CsrA yields the protein MLVLTRKLGESVTIGDNIKISVIDIKGRQVRLGIEAPADMTIHREEVYAKIQEENQRAAFLKAVDLKKLAGMFPSRPAGEGETK
- the flgL gene encoding flagellar hook-associated protein FlgL, whose protein sequence is MFRITNRMMYNSTLFNAFRNNAGMMAAQEQLSSGKRINRPSDDPIGMMEVLQFRTNIGKTDQYLRVMDNADSYLNTADSITGSAHDQLKSAKELALQQSGGVANAQTRINAATTIDAMIQQMIQYGNTRVGDRYIFSGQRSDQQAIDANGNYVGSQKDLRAEINVGTTIPISVKASEFLTADMSPAMSNVAGATTLASLNGGTGVPGGTFTITNRLGASAVVDTTAGPITDVNGLLAAINATGLNVTASLSADGSALVLTDNNANPIQALSITDGGAGTARALGIEGSRNTSVFTGTDLNPNVTGTTLLSSLYGGTGLPLDDIKLFNGGASATMSFAGATTVQDVLNAINAAGAGINLTASISASGNRLSITSTNPLTVAYATDTGSGKTADMLGVGGGRNIIPVLQMFSAALKANDTSAILGAVGLLDSTMENTNSVRGTVGARANQVVSTREAVDQSKYDNTKLKSQVEDADFLQAASELAMLQTAYQATLKSSSSIVQPSLLDFLR
- the flgK gene encoding flagellar hook-associated protein FlgK; translated protein: MSIYGTMNTAKMALITHQLSLEVTGQNISNVNNPNYTKQEVTLEAAFPIKPGGSPGMIGTGVRATAIIRRFDQFLESQRTLSRSDAGFWDSKQDFLSRMEVIFNESGTYGLNGRLDSFFKSWQDLAFNPRGLTERTDVVAQGRNLSGVFNKLNQDMKNLRTDLNTKITSSLDEINRITGEIATYNQVIHESESNGVNANDFRDKRDALVRDLSQYVQVNSVEDASTNQISVMLTNGRSLVIGQTAFQLSSRTRPDDPQAADIMWRDTSGVQYNTTSEFSNGNMGAWIGMRDTEFKGYMDKLDQLAATMIRDLNNVHSAGYGLDGTTGQDFFSGLNIVATANSANTGAATVAASIVAPDKLNVHKFQIEFTAANSYNVRDMTTNTVVATEAYAGGPQTSAWLLGQGMNVALNGAAAANDKFTVNPAANASLAMAVHQNIISDTNKIAAGLTTSQGDGDNALLLAQSQNSMSMNRSSLATSGTATFANYYNSMVGLVGVSAKVASASYTQQEGINTEIERRREQVGGVALDEEMMNLVKFQHAYQAAARLVSVSDELLQTLLGLGA
- a CDS encoding flagellar protein FlgN, encoding MELKELTDSLDNLVRRNIKLYTEMESALHDELEALKAHSLDKLDTAIQKKMEVVSRLKMIEDSRIKMVQAIAKRLGLSPEQITLSKLAEVAGAGLKEKIVELKTRLKEKVDSVTEKNEFNRGFIEKLMKLNYAAAANLQELLAPESTYHKGSTVRVALKPGKVVSRTL
- a CDS encoding rod-binding protein, which codes for MNMDGKVAGLSGSADWRLMREPESGVGGQQLRNISGSKSMNDKEKLGVLAKEFESIFLGQMLKSMRSTIGKSSLIDGGHGEEIFTGLMDEELSRKMAFSQNGPMSTALAEQMAAKLGKSADATSGAVKTQAGKAYKQTGKVAE
- a CDS encoding flagellar basal body P-ring protein FlgI — translated: MVVAALMAAMGLLASPQTASAARLKDIASIEGVRPNQLIGYGLVVGLRNSGDKSYKSPFTIQTLLSMLERLGTTVDVRQLTDSRVGVSDVRMLRDVRVENVAAVMVTADLPPFSRQGAKIDVTVSSLGDAKSLQGGTLLLTPLKAANGEVYAVAQGAVSVGGGYGDKIRRVNDAKSHPTVAKITGGGMVEKEVGFDFSKLTKLTLNMHYPDFTTTQRAVTAINTAIGPDSAKALDSSSIDVAIPQDFADKKVELVAKLEGLDIETDTQSKVVLDERTGTIVVGENVRLSKVAISHGNLSIRVEDKSAAGQGRALPAGESVSVPKTLLTVEEIGGKSDRVMVMEPGVSIGDMVKALNSLGVAPRDLIAIFQTLKSSGALKAQLEII
- a CDS encoding flagellar basal body L-ring protein FlgH, with amino-acid sequence MNSKMGDRAMLGNLRKALALIALGVMATGTITSCASAPPARPAVDIEPEKQSYKNGSLWPGANKKNILFSDNKASRIGDIVTVHVIEKTTALNKSDTTDQTDLNNSITLDTGAVTPTSIKLGGGKKFRGTGGTSRSDQFSATVSCVVTEVLGNGNMVVEGQRRMTINNEEQYIMVRGMVRPDDIKYNNTILSSQMANADISYTGAGGMDGGKGPGFIGKMLNKVWPF